In Arthrobacter sp. MN05-02, the genomic stretch CGAGGCCGGCATTGGTGATGCTGAGCGTCGCGATGCCCGTCATACCGCCGGCGATCGCGGCCAGGATCAGCAGCGGGCGCATGAGCACGTAGGGGAAGTAGATCTCGTGGATGCCGCCGACGAAGTGGATGATGGCTGCGCCGGGCGCGGAGGCCTTGGCAGCGCCCTTGCCGAAGAACATGTATGCGAGCAGGATGCCGAGGCCCGGGCCCGGGTTGGCCTCGAGCAGGAAGAGGATGGACTTGCCCTGCTCCAGGGACTGCTGGACACCGAGCGGCGTCAGCACCCCGTGGTTGATCGCGTTGTTGAGGAAGAGCACCTTGGCGGGCTCGATGAAGATGCTGGTCAGCGGGAGCAGCCCGTTGTTGACGAGGAACTGCACCACGTTGCCCGCGGCTGTGCTGAAGCCCTGCACCAGCGGAGCGACGCCGTAGAAGCCGAGCATCGCCAGGAGCGCGCCCCAGATGCCCGCGGAGAAGTTGTTGACCAGCATCTCGAAGCCGGGACGGATCTTGCCGTCCCAGATCGCGTCGATCTTCTTCATGGTCCAGCCACCGAGCGGGCCCATGATCATGGCGCCGATGAACATCGGGATGCCGGCTCCGACGATGACACCCATCGTCGCGATCGACCCGACGACGCCGCCGCGGACGTCGTAGACCATCCGGCCGCCCGTGTAGGCGATCAGGAGGGGCAGCAGGTAGGTGATCATCGGACCGACGAGTCCGACGTTCGCCACCCCGTCGGTCTCCCCGAATCCGCCGAGCTGCGGCACGGGCAGCCAGCCCGCCTCGATGAAGAGCGCCGTGATGAGCCCCCAGGCGATGAAGGCGCCGATGTTGGGCATGATCATCCCGGACAGGAACGTCCCGAACTTCTGCACGCGGACCCGGGCGCTGGTGCCGGACCTCGCTTCTAGTTGTGTTGCCACATTCTTTCCTTACCGTTGTCCCCGCAACTCTGCGGAGAGGGATGGATGATGGTCGGGAAGCGTCAGCTTCCCGACCTGCTGGAGATGCGCTGAAGCCATTCGAGGAAGAGCTTCAGTTCGGAGCTGGAGAGCTGGTCGGGGTGCGAGGACTGCAGCGCGGCATTGAGGGCGATCGCCGCTACGACCACGGAGGGTGTCCCCTCGGTGTCGGTGGTGGGGTCGCCCTCGGAATCCGTGGCCACGGCCGAGATCACGGCTTCCCGTGTCATGGCGGAGAGCTCGAGGTTGCGCTTCGCCATGGGTTCCGCGATCAGCATGAGCGTGACGCCGATGTTGGCGGCGAGCATGCTGCGGGCGGCTTCACGCGGTGAGACGACGAGGCGGGCTGCCGCAGCCGCCCGCGCCAGCACCTCCTCGAGGAACGCCTCCGCGCTGGCCACCATGGATGGCCTGCGCTCGGGCCTGATATTGCCGAACATCACCAGGTAGAGGTGCGGATGGTCGAGGCCGAACTGCACGTGGTTGTCCCAGTGCATCCGGAGGTCCTCGATCGGTTGCCCCGACGTCGGGAGGCCCCTCTCGGCGTCGAGGTACTCGGAGAAACCCTCGGCGACGACGGCGTCGAACAGGCCTTCCTTGTCACCGAAGTGGTGGTACAGGGTCGGAGCGGTCACCCGGGCGGCTTCGGTGATCTGCCGGGTGGAGACGGGCTCACCGTTGGACTCCGCAAGCAGTGCTGCGGCGGCCCTCAGCAGCCTGTCCTTAGGCGCTGGCTCGCCTACTTTTTTCATGCCTGCTACCGTAGCACCTATAGCACCGTTATATGAACTGGATCACAAACAGTTTTTGCTTCGAGCGGCACAATGGTGCTAGACCGAGACACACCGGCAAGGAGACGAGGACGTTCAATGGAGAATTTCGCAGGGGTCGGAGTCAGCCCGGGACGCGTGATCGGTCCGATCCGCCACATGCCGAAGTCGGTCGGCGAACCTCCAGCCGGTGAACGGCACGACACCCCGGACGCGCCCGAGAACGCCGTCGCGGCACTGAAGGCCGCCTCGAAGGCCGTCCAGGAGGAGCTGAAGCGCAGGGCGGGCATCGCCACGGGCGACGCCAAGGCCGTGCTGCAGGCAACCTCGCTGATGGCGGCCGATCCCATGCTGCTGAAGTCCGCGACCAAGCTCATCAACAACGGGACGTCGCCCGCGCGTGCCGTCTGGGAAGAAGGCGCGTCCGTCGCCGAGATGCTCCACAACCTCGGCGGCTACATGGCCGAACGCACCGCCGACGTCCTCGACGTCCGCTCCCGCATCGTGGCCGAGCTGCGCGGACTGCCCGCACCGGGCATCCCGTCGTCGGACACTCCCTTCATCCTCGTCGCCGAGGACCTCGCACCCGCCGATACCGCCACCCTGGATCCGGCCGTCGTCCTCGCCCTCGTCACCTCCGGCGGCGGTCCGCAGTCGCACACTGCCATCATCGCCCGCTCCCTCGGCCTGCCCGCCGTCGTCGCCGCCGCAGGCGTCGACGACATCGCCGACGGCACGGCCGTCTTCGTAGACGGAGCGGCCGGCACCATCACACTCGATCCCGGAGCCGAGGAGGAGGCGGCCGCCGAAGCCTACAAGGCAGCCGCTGCCGCGCTCACGGTGTTCGACGGCACCGGCGTCACCGCCGACGGGCACGAGGTCCCCCTGCTCGCCAACGTCGGCGGAGCGAAGGACGCCGTCAAGGCCGCCGAGGCGGGAGCCCAGGGAGTCGGCCTCCTCCGCACCGAGTTCTGCTTCCTCGAGCGGGACACGGAGCCGACGGCGGAGGAGCAGATCGAGGCGTACAAGGGCGTCTTCGACGCGTTCCCGGGCAAGAAGGTGGTGGTCCGCACCCTGGACGCCGGCGCCGACAAGCCCTGCCCTTCCTCACCGACGCCAGCGAACCGAACCCGGCCCTCGGCGTCCGCGGCTACCGGACCGACCTCACGTCCCCGGGGGTGCTGGAGCGCCAGCTCCAGGCGGTCGCCGAGGCCGCGTCCCAGGCCAGCGCCGATGTCTGGGTCATGGCGCCGATGATCTCGACGGCCGAGGAGGCGGCCGACTTCGCCAAGCTGTGCAGCAACGCCGGCCTGCAGACCCCGGGCGTCATGGTGGAGGTCCCATCCGCGGCACTGATGGCCGAGGCGATCCTCGGCGAGGTGTCCTTCGCGAGCCTCGGCACCAACGACCTGACGCAGTACACCATGGCGGCGGACCGCCAGCTCGGCTCGCTCGCCGCGCTGAACAACTCCTGGCAGCCTGCCGTGCTGCGCATGGTGAAACTGACGGTGGAGGGTTCCGTAGCTGAAGGGCACGCGAAGCCCGTCGGCGTGTGCGGTGAGGCGGCGGCCGACCCCGCCCTCGCGGTCGTCCTCGTGGGCCTCGGTGTCTCGACGCTGTCCATGACACCGCGAGCGCTCGCGGGCGTCGGCGCGGTCCTCAACAGCGTGACCCTCGCCGAGGCGCAGCGCATCGCGGGCATCGCCGTCGCCGCCCCGACGGCGGCGGAGGCCAGGGCTCGCGCCCGCGCCGAACTGCCCGTCCTCGAGTCCCTGGGGCTGTAGCGGGAACGTCCCGCAGCAGCTCACCCGACCCGTGCCCTGTGACGGGACGGGGCAGGGAGCCGCTCTGCGACGGAACCCGGCCTAGGACCGGACCGCTGCCGCTGCTGCGTCGATGCACGCGGAGTCCGACATCCGCCCGTCGGCGACGAGCAGCGACCAACTCCAGTCGAACGCCTCGCCCACGCCGAGGTGCAGCTCCGAGTGGAAGAACGGCGCGGCGCACAGCATGGGCGTGCCGGTGCTGCGGACGAACCACGGCGAGGGTCCGCCCGGGTTGCCCGGAGCGGGCACCATGAGTACGGATGCCGTGGCCGACCTGAGTCCCAGCCAGGAGCGTCTGCTGCCCATGGCGTCCTCCTCGCCCACGGATCCGGCGGCGCCTGACCCCGCGCTCGGGGACCCGAGAGCGGACCCGGCGCCACCCGGCCCGGCGGCAGCACACGCGACGATGTCGGCGCCGTCGAACGACGGTGCCAGGCGCAGGAAGAAGCCCCCGTACCCCGCGTTCACCCGCCCCGCCGTCGTCGGGCTGCCGAAGGCCAGCGCGTCCGCACTGGTGTTGACCCATCGGCTCCGCACCGAGGTGAGGATCCAGTCGGCGCCGCCGGCTGAGACGGTCCGAGCGCCCCAGCTCCGCTCCTCGCCCAGGAACGGGCTCCCGTCCGCCGCGCGCCACTCGAGCCGTTGCAGGACACCGGGGTCCCCGCACACGCCGACGCCCCGCTGGGAGCCGTTGTTCGGCAACTGCACGTAGCCCTGACCCTCGCTGTACGTCGGCCCGCCCCAGAGGTTGACCGGGTACCTCTGGCCTGCGACGGCGACATTGGAGACGGCGATGCCGAGGCCCCAGTGCCAGGGGTGGTCGGCCGGCCCGTAGTCGCTGACCGTGCCGCCGGCGGGCGTCGCCACCGGGTGCAGGAAAGGACGGGGCGAATGCTCGGCGGGCTCTCCCCCGCCGTCGTGCAGGACGCCGGCGAGCCGGCCGTCCGCCGTCCGGATGGGCGTCGGACCGGTCACGCCGCGGGTCCGTGCGGCCGAACCTCCGGGCCGACCCCCGGCCGGCCCTCCACGACCGGCGCCGTGAGGGCGCCGCGCAAGGCGGGATCGGCGAGGTCGGCCCGCGAGACCAAGCGGCCCTCGCGGGCCGAGGCGTACATGGCGCTGACGATCTCCAAGGCGCGGGCGGGGTGTCCCACGACCCCGGGCATGCCGTCCCCTGCCACCAGCGAGTCGTAGATCTCGGCGAACAGGGCATCGTGCCCGCTCGGGATCTCCTGTTCGGGGAGCGCCCAGGACGCTGCGGTCCGCTCGTCCACGTGGGGTGCCGGGGTGATCTTCCAGTTCGCGTGCCCGTGACCGTAGAGGTGCTCCAGTTCGATCGTCGCGTTCTCGGTATCGATCCGGAGGAGGCTGGACTCCCGCGGCGCGAGGACGGTGGTGACCACGGACGCGACGGCCCCCGATGCGAAGACGAGGGATGCGTGGGACAGGTCCTCCGTCTCGACGTCCCTCCCGAGCCGCCACATCGTGGCCTGCACGGCGGACCACTCGCCCAGCAGGTAGGCCAGCAGGTCCACCTGGTGGCTCCCGTGGCTGAGCGTGGTGCCGCCTCCTTCGGTGGCCCAGGTCCCGCGCCAGGGAACGGCGAAGTACTCGGCCGTCCGGTACCAGTTCGTCTGGCACAGCGCCGAGAGGGTCCGCCCGAACGCGCCCGAGTCCAGCAACTCCTTCACGTGCGCGGCAGCCGTTCCCGAGCGCTGCTGGAAGACGACGGCGAGGCCACGCTGGGCGGCACGTCCGACCTCGACCATGGTGTCGAGTTGGGTGAGGCTCAGGGCTGCGGGCTTCTCGACCACCACGTGGGCTCCTGCCCCGAATCCCGCCGCCGTCTGTTCCGCGTGGCCGCCGGGC encodes the following:
- a CDS encoding TetR family transcriptional regulator — protein: MKKVGEPAPKDRLLRAAAALLAESNGEPVSTRQITEAARVTAPTLYHHFGDKEGLFDAVVAEGFSEYLDAERGLPTSGQPIEDLRMHWDNHVQFGLDHPHLYLVMFGNIRPERRPSMVASAEAFLEEVLARAAAAARLVVSPREAARSMLAANIGVTLMLIAEPMAKRNLELSAMTREAVISAVATDSEGDPTTDTEGTPSVVVAAIALNAALQSSHPDQLSSSELKLFLEWLQRISSRSGS
- a CDS encoding oxidoreductase, giving the protein MTPEGAGARLPGSVSAFSVSVPETATLPKMEVSVPLPSPVAASAPGSAAAPASGSEAAPTRPLRAAILGTGGVAHLHARALRLLPGVDLVAAADPSEQHLADFAEAYGIGSRSTSLEDMLSDVGIDVLHICTPPGGHAEQTAAGFGAGAHVVVEKPAALSLTQLDTMVEVGRAAQRGLAVVFQQRSGTAAAHVKELLDSGAFGRTLSALCQTNWYRTAEYFAVPWRGTWATEGGGTTLSHGSHQVDLLAYLLGEWSAVQATMWRLGRDVETEDLSHASLVFASGAVASVVTTVLAPRESSLLRIDTENATIELEHLYGHGHANWKITPAPHVDERTAASWALPEQEIPSGHDALFAEIYDSLVAGDGMPGVVGHPARALEIVSAMYASAREGRLVSRADLADPALRGALTAPVVEGRPGVGPEVRPHGPAA
- a CDS encoding hypothetical protein (possible pseudo due to frameshift); the encoded protein is MENFAGVGVSPGRVIGPIRHMPKSVGEPPAGERHDTPDAPENAVAALKAASKAVQEELKRRAGIATGDAKAVLQATSLMAADPMLLKSATKLINNGTSPARAVWEEGASVAEMLHNLGGYMAERTADVLDVRSRIVAELRGLPAPGIPSSDTPFILVAEDLAPADTATLDPAVVLALVTSGGGPQSHTAIIARSLGLPAVVAAAGVDDIADGTAVFVDGAAGTITLDPGAEEEAAAEAYKAAAAALTVFDGTGVTADGHEVPLLANVGGAKDAVKAAEAGAQGVGLLRTEFCFLERDTEPTAEEQIEAYKGVFDAFPGKKVVVRTLDAGADKPCPSSPTPANRTRPSASAATGPTSRPRGCWSASSRRSPRPRPRPAPMSGSWRR
- a CDS encoding hypothetical protein (possible pseudo due to frameshift); its protein translation is MLERQLQAVAEAASQASADVWVMAPMISTAEEAADFAKLCSNAGLQTPGVMVEVPSAALMAEAILGEVSFASLGTNDLTQYTMAADRQLGSLAALNNSWQPAVLRMVKLTVEGSVAEGHAKPVGVCGEAAADPALAVVLVGLGVSTLSMTPRALAGVGAVLNSVTLAEAQRIAGIAVAAPTAAEARARARAELPVLESLGL